gaatgagagtaacacataaacaagcatcttggcaaaagcacactcaaataaattaattaggtgagctatatgcatagtcctatatgatgagaaaaagtttttgttggctctgatttttgggattcttgaattctctctcttgtttccttttattgaaacttgggatgttacagccttcgtggcgctcggtgtgtgatgtgagtaccgcatcttggggttaggcctttgtggcgttagtGTGCAtccagcaaccacacctcaaggtgaggcctcttgtggcgttcgggagcactaagccaccgcacctctctaacgaagattagcactcgcaagcgtgtgaacttcgggataaatcaccgtctcccgcgtgcctctgttatctctatacccgaggtctttacttatgcactttactttgtgatagtcttcgtgcttgaagttatatatatatatatatatatatatatatatatatatatatatatatatatatcttgctatcacatagttgcttatctttcttagcataagttgttggtgcacataggtgaaccatagtatatagtatTTGCGCTTGACAGagtaaacactagttttattccgaatttattaagcccatctcgtaatttttttaaccgcctattcaccccctctagacgACATCTGTGTGCTTTCAGCTTGCCACGAGATTTCCTAACAACATATATCCAATCCTCAGCTAATTCTTCATGCTTATCCTTATATGACAAGGAATAAACTCTAGGGGAAGAACAAGCTGAGTGCATGCTATCACTATCATCGTTAATATTAAATCCAAATATTTTAGCTACATTATCTAATTCTTCATATTGTAAAACATTAAAAGCATTACCGAACATTGTACCTTTCATCCTAGGGATTTCCAGATTATTGATCTTCAGTTCATGTGCTTTCTCCAAAATATTCTTTGATCTATCAATTCTGCTATTCTGGCTGATAGGCTGCACATGGCTCCATTTGGATTTCTTCATAGCAGTAACATTTGTCTCCTGCAGAAGGATCTTGGTTGGAATCTCAATATCTCGCATAATATCATCAGGAAGCTCAAAATCATGTTCAGAAGCATCTTCACTGATTACTGTTTTTCTTGAGCCTCTTCTCACTATACCAAAACCTCTTCACTTCCTCATTCAGTGCAGCTGATGATGGAGTTTTATCCCAGATAAAGGCACCTTTACTATCTACCGGACCCTTTTGGACCAGCAGTTGGAAGACAGCACATGCTTTTACACTCCCAGGGGAACAACAATCATCTGGAGGAAGATAAGGATAGACCTTGGGGTTCACCGTGAAAGATAAGACTTCACACTCTCTTGTGATACCGCTCCCACTTGCCGATGTCGCTGTTGCAGGTCAAAAACCACcaaacaaggtcatcatcgcaatGAAGACACATTCCGCCATTACTAGCCTCAGACCTAAGTCGCCTGCCATTCTCCGCGACAGTCTTCTCCATAGAAATCGAAAAACGACATCTCACATGACGGCAACAAACATCGCATCACTCCCACCTGAAGACGCATGTCCCAAAATATGGGTACCACGACCGAATTCCATCCAATCCAGCAATCTACAGGTATGGCGAATCCAGCTCAATTTGTTACGGTGGGGCAGACCTAAATTGGGTCGGGATTTCTTAAATTTTTGCTTATTTTCTATATATGATATATGGGGTTGGTCCAACTCTTAGGGTAGGGCCCGTCCCACCCTTCCACCCTGCTGGCTTCGCCAGTGAGCCATCATTCACCTAAATGAGCTCGCCGGTTGAGCCTTCCAGAACTCGTCACCGTCCAGATGAATGAGTGTCGTCATCAAGAAGAACATCATCCTGGCGCTAGAAGAACCAAAGGATGCCCCCCTTTATTGGGCAGATCGACCAACACCCACGCTGCCGACCGCCGGCATACCCCtccgacgaaagaggagacaagcCTAAACATGAAGCACACACACCCGCTGGCCCACTGGTTTTCGCCGGGGGCAAGATGCCTAGCACGACGCCACAACAAGTCAGGAAACATGCACCATGCCACCTCCCCACGTACCTCTGGGCGACCGTCGGCCGCGCCAATGACGGATCTATGCAGGAGCCTAGACCTGCAACCGCAGCCTCCACCCCATACGCAGACACCAAAGGAAAAGCCACCATCACACACAAACGATCTCCGCTCCATGTGCGGATGTCGCACCCAAGGGAAAGCCGTCGTCGCCATCTAACTAGGTGCGTCGCCCTAACCGCACGCGTAGAAACTCCACCGGTGTCGTCCCCAACCGCCACAAGAGAGCCACCGCCACGATCTGCAACACCCGACACCTTTGGCGGCGGTCATGTCGCCACCATGGCCTTCgctggcggcagcagcatcatggGAGGCCACCAGGGGCTTGTCTTtggcggcgctagggtttcgCCCCGGTGCTGCCCTAGGGGTGGCAACACGGGAGCGATCTTCTCCGAGGTGCACCAGCACATGCATGTTTGGGACAGTAGAATTGTATGCACTACTATCTCATTTTGACGCCCACATTGGTTTGTTGCATGTATAATTAAGGTGTTGTGGCCTATCGAGGTTATGAGCATGAATTAACGGTATATGACAGTAGACATGATACCACTTATATCCGTGAGGCTGAATGGTTAATCATCCAGGAAAAAGTTTCCATGATAGGATGTCGGAGAAAATGATGTTGTAGGAAGATGGGAGGTCATAACAATTTTACTAGGGTAAGTTTATAATAAATTGTTTAACTACATAATATTTGTTCGTCTGGCCTTCGTCCATCTTGTTGTTGCTTCGTCCTTGCTTCATACAAATGACAGATTTGTGTGTTTTTCTGAAGTCCAGAAAACTCCTCGCAGTTGTTCATTTTCATCCGTGAGTGATCCAGCGACAATCCATGTAATTCTATAACAAAAATATATCTTATAATATGCTCAATTTGGATGGAAGAATAAATATTAATGACAAGTTTACCTATGTATCACTTACTGCCGCCAAACCATGCGGTCGTCGGAGCAAGCTTGCCACTACCACCATTGACATCGACCACGCAACGTTGGCGGCTTCCATGTCTGCGAAGAGCAACGGTCCATGTTCCACCTCGCAACTCCTTGATGGTGACGTAGAAGAAGGTTGGCAAACTTGACATTGCCCCTTCTCATACCACCGACGAGTAATATGACATACCAGGTACTATAAAGGATTGAGGAGAAAGCCCACCCTTGTACATTGGCTTGGCAGGGCTAACGAGTTGGAGTATGACTATCTAAAGTAGGGTGTGTTTTATCAACTTGGAGTACAAGACAATCAATGTACTTATCCGGGATACACTAAAATAGCATAGGCAATCCTCGGCGGTTATAAACACCGAGGCACTCGTTTAATCACCATCTTCGCGCTTAGGTGGCACTTAAAAGCTGCCAGTAATAACTACGATGGGAAAAGTGCACACATGGCGCTTTTTAACGGGGCACATAAGATTCGCCGCACACTCTCGTATACGACACCAAGCCAATACACTTCGGTGGATTAATAGACGTTGTAAATTTTAGTGTTGTGCGCATGTAAGGCGAGGCCCAATATTTTTTGCCTGTGTTAGGTATACTTCAACGACACTTAAATTAATCACGATCAATTATTCAAAATCAAGTAGTTGTCTGTTCATATCCTAATTTCTATTCTAAGATATAAAATTACATTTTTTATTACATTGATATTACACTGCAGACACTTGCTACGTAACTAGGGGTCCCCTGCAACTCCAAAAGAAAGGAAAAATTAAAAATGGCTGCAACTTTAGTCGGGTTACTTCCATCCTTCACTATGGTTATAATCATCAGTAGCTCCTTTATATACTTTAGAAACATGGGCCTAGTAGgcccacataaaagacacatggtCAGTAATTTGGGCCGTGTCATGCCCTTGACCAAACAACATGTGCGATGGTATGAATATGATACTGTACACGGTTGTTTTCGTCGATCCTTTTAGCATGCGGTTATTTTAGACAGTGTATGTACAAACATTAATCTGCCAAGGTGTTGCTCAACTGTGTGTGATTACTGATAAGGTGTCCGCGAACCATCGTTGATCGCTGTTTTTTCAGGTAGCGACAGTGTTTGTGAACAATGCTGAGTTGGTAGTGCAATATAAGCATAAAAATTGTAGCACACCATTGTGTCTGAACAGGGAACTGTCATGTAAGTAGCAGGTTCGCATTGCTGAAGTACTACAAGTTTGGACAGAAGCTAGTACTAGTACAGCGTCTATTGAGTTGACAACAGCTACAACAGGTTCACTGGTACGCGACAATGCTCGTCGACTGCAAACCAATTAAGGAACTGTTTCGATGACAGGGAAGCGGACTTAGGACTGATGATGATCTGATAGCAAGCCAACTATCTGTTGGACTTAACTGTTTTGTTCAGGCCGTGCGGTTTGCATCACATATTATGAGCTCAACTGTGACTATATCCAACAACATGAGCTGCAATATGCCAGTCGATCTTGACATTTAATCTATATGGAACTAACATTCCAATGCATGTGGTAATTTGTCTGGGAGTGGACCGGTGGAACAAAACTCGGACGAATAAGGGAAATTATGTACAATTTGTGTTATGGCAGACATACTTTTGTTTTGTGCAGAAATTGAGGACAAACTTGAAGCATGCAGAAACGAAATCCAGATGCTACTCCGCCTTGTAGGTTGAAAAAATATGTTATCCGAGATGATACGGGGGCTTTCATGGAGGCTGGCTGCTGCAAACATTAGCAAGTGGGGGATCCTTTCATCAGTGAATTACTTGCTACACGTGAAGTCGTGAAGGTCTAGAGGCAGCCGTCCGAAGGGGGCTCCCAAAGGTGATAATTCAAACTGATTGCTCCTCTCTTCTAAAGCTGTGGCAAGATGATGGACGTACGCGCGCTCAGGGCGCACATATTTTTCAAGAGATGAAGAGGCTATGTTCGAGTTTCCAGGAGTTCAAGCTTCTCTTTATAGGCCGTGATGCAAATGGTGCGGCACATCGATGTGCCAGACAAGTTTTAGGCGTTTTAGTTCCTGCTCGCTATGATGTAATATCTGGATTTTTGACTAACGTGATTCACTCTGACTGTAAATAAAGCAGTGGATTACGATAAAAAAAAAATTGGAAAAGAAAAACTCACGCTGACCCAGATGCTAGTTGGCCCAAATAATGGCACTATCTATTCACGACGTAATGGACCTGGATACCTTTAAACAAAAATTGGCGCAATAATGAAAGCCCACATACTCAGGCCGGCCCAGATCAttgtcagcccaaacaatcgcacTATGTATCTACGACGAACCCTAAAACCAAGGACAACCACCATAAAtcaaaccctagcgccgccgcaaAGAACTACTCCGTAATCTCTTCTCCTTCAACCTCCTCGTCTGGTCGCCGTCTTGATCGCGGTCTCCGCCCACACCGCCGGAGGTACACCTCTCCGCTCTTTCTCCCCCGCAGCGACGTTAAACCTGAATTTGTAACTCCGCGCAATAGTGGGATCGCCAACTTCTATCTTCAGAAAACTCGTTGCGTAATCCTAGGGTTCTCTAGTTTTCGCTGTGTGAGCGGTAATGTGTTCTCAAACGCGCCTTCGTGCGCTCGGTGGCTAATTAGCCAGTCACACACTGCGGCCACCACGCGTGGCTGCGTTCTCTGTGTGAATGGTCAGTAAGCTCACCTACATTAACTCGATTTGTTGTGTCAATAGGAGGAACGACTCTTCCACGTGCTTCCTCCTTCGATACATCAACTCACACGAAGCTATCAACAAGCTAAAGCTATGGTTTGCCCGGGGAAAAAAAATCATAACTTTTAGTTCCCTTAATAAATAAGctatttttcttggttttgtcctACGTTTATTAGGTTTTTAGCAAGACATAGTTTCTCGAGTTGACATTCTGTGTTCAAGGTTACTGAAGAAGTCAGCATAAATGGTTTGTACAGCGCATAGCTGTGCGCTAAACTGTTGCTGTGTTCAATTGCAGACTACTGTCTGCCACTAACAATATTTTCTTCATATTATGTGAACATGAGTTTTTCATTACTTGGACGAAACCTTTTGTTCATCCAGTAGACTCCATATGGGTTAGTGCATCTGATTGATCTGCCACTGCCAAATATACTCCATTACAAGGAATTTTCTGTGTGGAACACCCATATACAAAATTGTATGTTCAGTGCGATCTCAAGCCTTTCTTGGCTCGGTGGCTAATTAGCCAGTTACACACTGCAGCCACCTTGGCAGCAATATCTGTGTGAATGGTCAGTAAGCTCACCAACATTAATTTGTTTTGTTGTGTCTATTGATGGAATAACTCTAATGTGCTTCCTTCTTTGATACATCAACTCACACAATTGCCTGAACAAGCTAAAATTTTAGTTTCGTGACAAGTTTTGTTGGCTTCTAGTTCTAGGAACCAAATGTGCATATATTAGTTGCACTTCACTTTCATTTTTGTTGCAATTAGTAGTAGATGTTTGTCTAAATTTACAAATTTGGTAAAAGGCTATATAGTGAGGCAATCAGCAACATTTGTCCTCCAACCTGTATTAGCAGACTTGACTGTTAGATTGCAGACTGTGCATTGAACTTCGAATCCTTGCTAAGAAACGTATCCTCTGGCTATAGCACTATGTTCCGCCTCAGTTGATGTAGTGGTAAAGTTTGGTGCATAAGTACCACCATTTTTTGTGACCAATAGGGACTGTCTGTCACTATATTAGGAAATCAGGACTGTGTATATTCATGTCCCTGTACAATCTGATTTACCCTTTCTGAAGCAACCTTAGTTTAAACACCTGATGGCTCTTTCTCTAAAACATGTATACACAACTAGTTCAGACCTTCTGTCAGTATATTAGGAAAATAGGATCGTGTACATTCATGTCACTGTACGATCTGATGCACCCTTTCTGAAGCAACCATAGTTTAAACACATGACTCTTTTTTAAAACATTCACTCACAGTTAGTTCAGACAATTGCTTGTTGCTCTATTGTCTGTCACTTCACAGTTTTAAAACTGCAATCATGGTGCCTGTTGATTTGATGATATATCAAttcttttccttttcttgtaAGCTGGAATTACTGTAAGTAATGCTTAGGATTATGGTCAACCATTTTTACCATTGACTCTTGTAAAATATTGAATTTCTTGTTGCATCATATACTCTGTCAAACCCAAATGCGAAATAAGTTTTTAAAAATACTTCATGAGTATTGGTTGATAGTTTCTGAAAATATATCAAGATGATGGATTGATTGAAGTCTAGAATTTGTCCATTGTGCTCACTTGGCTGTCCATCATATGCAGTTTCCCACGATGTCTGGCGGTACACAATCTGAAGGCTCCCAACCGTCTGCTGCTCCTGTAAAGCCTGCCTCGACTTCGTGCCGAAAAAAGAACTCTGGCAGCACCTCGTTTGTCACGGAACTGAGAGATCACTTTCACGAGTTCGTTCACGCCTCTATGGACGACCACAGGACATGTTTAACAAACACTGTCAAGAAAATGTTTGCGATGTCAAAGGCTGTAGCAGAGAGAAGCAATGAAGCAAAAGAAGCTGGAGCTGAAAGCGTTTTGTCACTTAAGACTGAAGTGTCACATTAGAAACGTGATGCAATGGTGTCCTCCGTAGCCAGAAATGTTTTCACTGTCAATAAGCATAATCCTTAGGTAGAAAACATTGTAGTTACACTTTTGATGAATATATTATGTACAGTTACATCATGCTGTTGTCCTTTTGACTTTGCAAAGCAATGTATACAAGAGTGGAAACACTTGCCTTCTGTAGATTCACCCTATCCAACTGCTATCCTTTTGCCTATAAAAACATGTCCTAGTCTATCTACAAGTGCTTCACGAGTATGACCAAGGCTGTTGCACAGAGAACCGCTGGAGCTCAAAGTGTTTTGTCACTTCAGACCGAGGTGTCACAGTAGAAACGTGATGCAATGGCCATTGGTAGTCCTCTGTAGCGAAAGGTTTTCACTGTCAGTAAGCATAATCCTGGTGTAGAAAACAATATATTTACACTTTTTTGATGAATATATTATGTACAGTTACATCATGCTGTCGTCCTTTTGACCTTGCAAAGCAATCTATACAAGAACATAAACGCTTCTGTGTTGTGTATAATCACGCTACCAATTGTTTTCTTAATCTATCCCTTTTGCCTATAAAAACAAGTCCTAATCTATCTACAAGTGCGTCAGAAGAATGATCGAGACTGCACCAACTAGTAGCCTAGCCGAGGAAGCGACCCAACTGCTCCTCTCCGGTGCCATGGATGTGTCCTGCTCGCTGTGGAGGGAGCTGAGACTGAAGTCCGGGTTGGATCCGTAGAGCAGCTGCACGCCTTCGACGTCGTCGACGGTGAGGTCCGCCTTCTTCTGCAGCGGCTTGATGCTCGGGTACATGACGGCGTGCGGCGACGTAGAGTGCCCAAGCCCGaggacatgaccaatctcatgcgTGGCGACGGACTCCAGGTCGATGGATTCTGACGTTTCCGTTCCATCGCTGAAGCTCAGAGCCCACTGCTCCGAAGCGTCGAGGTGGAGCCGCCCGTTCTTTGGGGAGAAAGCATGGCC
This Lolium perenne isolate Kyuss_39 chromosome 1, Kyuss_2.0, whole genome shotgun sequence DNA region includes the following protein-coding sequences:
- the LOC127309417 gene encoding uncharacterized protein; the encoded protein is MSGGTQSEGSQPSAAPVKPASTSCRKKNSGSTSFVTELRDHFHEFVHASMDDHRTCLTNTVKKMFAMSKAVAERSNEAKEAGAESVLSLKTEVSH